One Ignavibacteriota bacterium DNA segment encodes these proteins:
- a CDS encoding heparinase II/III family protein: protein MRYILPRCTYIVALTLLLVQGAVAADTTPVFFRDADRARFHELYMHHPAFADLRKQMDTVDRVRERAFLRGGVRYNDHLYDIERIGTLAQRMALVYLFTGDGDAADLAAECVSTLMKFPKWDYFLEGGTEVIGLQRAPNSALAVAMVVESLGDRVPRTTRTEWLKTMAARGTEPSFRAVYGMRYPDRVKGWTMDTASTYFEHRPLERVTSLARWPIILNTINLKAIPASVLALSALVYRKHLGPDANTERWLEQAVYSVGTFRDIYARDGSYNEGVSYAHYTTLHLIQAVEALKLAGVADLTDLLNWQGYQDYLLGMSLPAKDDPTASVNFGDASTGGHASVSYWIARQTRDGVAQWFGSTMAVSHDAWSVLYYDSTVQATPPVAGTRLWHSDLDWIVGRTGYGPDDLVVAMRSGPPFNHEHADRNGIIVKAFGERLVTDPMRPPYARLDSSWKMRLTPGHSAALVDGQGHQYVSGIDGTNASEAHASLIRHGERDGYFFWTSDATPAYRLVLPDVALITRTVITMTRLPAVIVIDKLVKKTTPSTLQARFYAYNNDGKGSVATSEEGFSITRPHASLRGLAIGGTGVSVRTAVPDIPAAKAAMWPFIEASTARSAKESFLVSVLEPVRGGARGTATVTHENGIYTVVFPRGGVPVTVRIQDAGRVPVFEVR, encoded by the coding sequence ATGCGATACATCCTCCCACGCTGTACGTACATCGTTGCGCTCACCCTGCTGCTGGTGCAGGGAGCCGTTGCTGCCGATACCACGCCGGTCTTCTTCCGGGATGCGGACCGCGCGCGGTTCCACGAGCTCTACATGCATCACCCGGCCTTTGCCGATCTCCGTAAGCAGATGGACACCGTTGACCGGGTACGCGAACGCGCATTCCTGCGCGGGGGTGTCAGGTACAATGACCATCTCTACGACATCGAGCGCATCGGCACACTTGCCCAGCGGATGGCATTGGTGTATCTCTTCACCGGCGATGGAGACGCCGCCGACCTGGCGGCCGAGTGCGTGTCGACGCTGATGAAGTTCCCGAAGTGGGACTACTTCCTGGAAGGCGGCACGGAGGTCATCGGGCTGCAGCGCGCACCCAACTCCGCCCTGGCTGTCGCGATGGTGGTGGAATCACTCGGGGACAGGGTCCCGCGCACAACACGAACCGAATGGTTGAAGACCATGGCGGCCCGGGGAACCGAGCCCTCCTTCCGCGCTGTGTACGGGATGCGGTATCCTGACCGCGTGAAGGGGTGGACGATGGACACGGCGAGCACGTATTTCGAGCACCGTCCTCTCGAACGGGTCACGTCCCTCGCTCGCTGGCCCATCATCCTGAATACGATCAACCTCAAGGCCATTCCTGCATCCGTCCTCGCGCTCAGTGCACTCGTGTACAGGAAGCATCTCGGGCCCGATGCCAATACCGAGCGCTGGCTCGAGCAGGCGGTGTACAGTGTCGGGACGTTCCGGGACATCTATGCGCGGGACGGATCGTACAACGAAGGTGTGTCGTATGCCCACTACACGACCCTGCACCTCATCCAGGCGGTGGAGGCGCTCAAGCTCGCAGGCGTCGCGGACCTTACCGATCTGCTGAACTGGCAGGGATATCAGGACTATCTCCTTGGAATGTCGCTTCCCGCGAAGGACGACCCGACGGCATCCGTGAACTTCGGCGATGCAAGCACCGGTGGCCATGCATCGGTGTCCTACTGGATCGCGCGACAAACGCGCGATGGTGTCGCTCAATGGTTCGGCTCGACGATGGCTGTCTCCCATGATGCGTGGTCGGTGCTGTACTATGATTCGACCGTCCAGGCGACCCCGCCGGTGGCCGGCACGCGGCTCTGGCACTCGGACCTTGACTGGATCGTCGGACGGACAGGATACGGACCGGACGATCTGGTCGTGGCGATGAGGAGCGGACCGCCATTCAATCATGAGCACGCCGACCGGAACGGGATCATCGTCAAAGCCTTCGGTGAACGGCTTGTGACCGATCCCATGCGGCCGCCGTACGCGCGTCTGGATTCCTCCTGGAAGATGAGGCTCACGCCGGGACACAGCGCCGCGCTCGTGGATGGGCAGGGGCATCAGTATGTGAGCGGCATTGACGGCACGAACGCCTCCGAAGCGCACGCCTCGCTCATACGCCACGGCGAACGCGACGGGTACTTCTTCTGGACGAGCGATGCGACACCGGCGTACCGGCTGGTGTTGCCCGACGTGGCCTTGATCACGCGCACGGTGATCACCATGACACGTCTCCCGGCGGTGATCGTGATCGACAAGCTCGTGAAGAAGACGACCCCATCAACATTGCAGGCACGCTTCTATGCGTACAACAATGATGGGAAGGGGAGTGTCGCAACATCCGAGGAGGGCTTCTCCATTACCCGGCCGCATGCGTCACTCCGCGGGCTGGCGATCGGCGGGACCGGTGTGAGTGTTCGCACCGCCGTGCCGGACATCCCCGCGGCGAAGGCGGCGATGTGGCCGTTCATCGAGGCGTCGACGGCACGTAGCGCGAAGGAGTCGTTCCTCGTGTCGGTGCTTGAGCCCGTGCGGGGCGGCGCGCGCGGAACGGCGACGGTGACGCATGAGAATGGCATCTACACCGTGGTCTTCCCGCGCGGCGGTGTCCCGGTGACCGTCCGGATCCAGGATGCGGGGCGCGTACCCGTTTTCGAAGTGCGGTGA